AGTTGCAGCTCCTCTTCTTGCTGttgtaatttattaatagaatcattatcaaaatgaTAATTAGCTAATGGAGACGAAGGAGTTGTTGACGATTGCATAAATTTAccattgttgttaattGGAGATCCTCGAATAGGTGAATCAAGGAAATTCAtattttcaacatcaataaattcacTAAATTCcattaaatcatcatcaccagtATCAATACCACTATTATCTCCAAACCCATTATTTGATCCAAGAATATTTTGACCAATTGCACCACCACTAGGACCAATATCAGTGATTGTAGTAAAAGTATCATTAttggttgtggtggtaTCATTAATCACCTTGAAATTACCACTAGTAtcaatattgttgatattgttgttggttgttcCTGAAACGGTaccatcaattgaattcatctttaattcttcattcAAATTACTTTTTCGACtagttgaatttttcaaaatagaATTTGATCTGGTAATACCATTATTACCATTGTTACCAGTAGTTGGTTTTGATATAGGTCCAACATAATGAacaatattatcatcacTACCATCATAATTAACAAATGAACTACGCTTATTAGATTTCACTGATTTCATTGATCTTGACCGTTCTAATGATACAATACTTTCCACTTCATGAGCATTCAATGATTTAGGAAATAATGCTTCACCCAATAATTGAGTATTAGGCTTATCTTCTGTTACATGAACATTATTGTTAGTCTGTTGTTGAGGGTATCTTATTGGCAGTGGTGGTTTGATAGGaattaatgaagatgatgttGGTGGACCGGAAAATCGTTTGATAGTTCTTTGAAGTGGGCTACTattgtcatcatcatcattagtATTAGTGTGTTGTGCTTCCcgtttcaaatcaattgatttaggTGAACTTTGATAATTGACTTTAAATGGTGATCCAAATTGATTAGAATCAATTAATGGTGgtattaaagaaatttcttCACCATATTTATTCCCTGAAGATAATTTTTTAGGTGGATCTTCAGTTAAATTTTGAGCATCATAATAGtcaaaatctttttccttttcttggtcatcatcatcatcatcatcgtctGAAGCACCACGTTCTTGCCCTCgttcaattgatttgaaatttgataatcgatcaacattatcatcatcttcttcatcatcactatTATTATGAATATTACCAACATCTTTATAGCCTTGTCTCTTTTTCGATGGTTTAATATCTTCTTCACCCGAATgttcatcttcaatatcatcattttgATCTCCAATATAAACACTATCTTCACTAACTTCtctaataaaattaaatgaatttctATTAACTGGTGGTGCCAGTAATCCAAATTTAGAATGTTCTTCATTTGGTTGTATTaagttgttattgttagttGAATTGACAACCGGTTTATTCCCATTCAATGAAGAAAGTGAAGGATTCGAATTAGATACCCCTTTTTTCAAACCAGATTGTTGATGTGACGATCCAAGTTTATTCAAACTATCAGACgatttattctttttaaatCTATTCATAAATGAAGTATTTGTTTTAGTTGGCAACGGTGCTTTAGATTCCAGTTTTGTGCTTTGTTCATTATTAGTAGTATCTTCgacatcatcaattgattttggttgttCTGATAACATTTGCATATTCGGAGTAGAATACGATTTTGAAGTCATTTTTTTGGGTTCCAGCagtattgatgaattggattcatttaatgaatgactctttgattttgatttaaataatgatttgaaactaaatttcttcttcccaTTACTTGATTTCAGATTAGTACTTGCAGTAGATGGTAAAACCCCTGAAGAAGGTTGTTGTTCCTTATTCAACTTGCTGAAATCATTCAATGTATTACTTCGTTTATGCAGAAGGGTTTTATTTTCTGGATGAAAATCAGTTGATGTTGTAGTGTTACTATTTTTACGATTGAATTTACCCTTCATAATTGAATaagatgaatttgatcTTGGTTGAGATGGTCGTTTATGAGGTGACCCCAATGATACAGAATCATTAGTTGGTTGAGGTGGTAATGGGGATCTTGGTGGAGGTGTATGTGATGAACTCattgaatcattatcattagttAAAACCGTCAACATACTTTTGGATttacaaacaatttttggacgtgaagaattattattcagGGGTGAATGAGACGAAAAATTGGAATCAAGGGACATAttagaatttgaattattactAACAGTACgaataatattataattattattataactATTACTTTTGTTATGATGATGGTTGTTagtattggtggtggtagtagtattatttCCTGGATATGCTGGTTGATTTAATGGTATCGACAcgtttttattaaataaattattttgattggAATGCGAAGTAGTATTATAAAAgggattattattgttagtcgtagtattagtagtagtgtcCGTAGGATGTTTTACATGTCTAGGTGGATGTAATGGTTCAGAACTTTTAGGAGACATCTGTTGATCAGTTGAATTTAATGGTGACTGATGAAATGAtggttgatgatgatgttcttgttgttgaaacaGTTGTTGGGAAGAAGAATGAAAATTCtctttaatttgtttgttggaGAAATTTGCGTTAAATTTATTCTTGTTGTATTGCGCACCACCGCCAGCACTACCAACATCGACACCACCATCGCTAACAccacaaaataaattatttttagatTCATTTTTAGCCATGATTGTATTAGTTGTTATAGTAGAATTACTATTTTCATTCTCAAAATTAGATTCTTCAGTTATATCAaccatttttaattgagGAGATTCAAAACTATGGGGTGTAAAACTTTGGAAAGTAAGTGGTTGCGATATGATTGGAGTATCATCAGTACTATACCCGGACTCActaattgttgaaattgacgatttattatatttgtgAGAATTAACTGACGATGATTTACTCGTCTTGGTAGTCAATGGATAGccattactattattattattattgctaTTATTGCCAATACTATTGCTAGTATTAGTTGATAATACTGCAAGGGTATCGTCCTCGTTTAAAGATTCAATAGCGGTCTCAAAAGTTTGTACTGATTCCCTATTATTACTgttattataattaaacaaaattggAGGTGATAATGAATGAAGTCCCTGGGAGTGATTCTTTGCTTTTCCGActttttctgtttcttctgtttcttcttcaacttcttcaataatattCGTATTGGCCGtattatattgtttattcttttcattaAGTATACTTTCCAAAGCTTTTAAAGAAGGTGAAGCTTTAATAATAGATGTCCTCGTACTACCGGATGTATTCCCGGcttttgaagaagaagggtTCGTCTGTGTATTAGATTTGGTGGTTATACTACCGGTAGTTGCCGAAGGTGGTATATCTTTTGTGAATTCATTTAACGACCTTGATGACATTGaatgtttgatttgaattgaatttctaACATTTTTAACATGATTCTTagaattattgattgaagTTGGAGCTGAATAGAAATCATTGTCAAAGAACTCATCAAAAGTTGAATCAGCCATTGTAGTAATGAGTATGGATATTAATGTAGAAtggaaacaacaaaaaaaaactagtaaatgatttaataataaaaaatgaCAGGTAGGCTAGTTGATAGTTGAAGAAACAAGTACAAGATGATTTAGTTTAAACAAGGATTAAATAGAAAAATGGagttattgaaaaatttactaATGTTGATTGAATGAGTGAGTGTatgagtgagtgagtgtGTTGTAcattaaaaattgaatgttACCAAGAAGTTGAGTTGACTTGAAATTTTAGTAGacaaaacttttttttctttttttttttctcgtGTTTTCTAATCATTTGGTACACGCTTAAACTTTCTATTAATTCCttcgtcgtcgtcgtcgtctttttttttcttagttCGTCGTCCCCTGTCTACACTCATTGGACGCGcctaccaccaccatcattTTAACTCCTTTCGGCATATAGACAGGCCGCCTCAAGCCTTATATGCATACATAAAATTATGCATCAAAATTTCCCCTGAAACGGCAATAAAGAATACATGAGTATATGGATATCAGTCAAATATCAATACTAAAGTGGGTTTCTTTTGGCTCATGTGAATCATACTACTAGGATAGTACCTGGATTATAGTAATCATTATAACATCTAGTTGACCGTTGGTTGTAAAAGAACACTTAATTAATAGAGGAAAAGTATTGGCAACAGAATAAACGCGTCTTCAAAGTCTGGCACGTGATCTATcaaagtttattttttttctttttcctgTTCATTTTAACGACgcgttttttttatatgtTTTGAGAGGgttttaaaatttcaacTTTATTGGGCGGGCTAATGCTGTTCCTGAAACATCGATTGAA
This genomic stretch from Candida albicans SC5314 chromosome 1, complete sequence harbors:
- the BNI4 gene encoding Bni4p (Protein required for wild-type cell wall chitin distribution, morphology, hyphal growth; not essential; similar to S. cerevisiae Bni4p (targeting subunit for Glc7p phosphatase, involved in bud-neck localization of chitin synthase III)); amino-acid sequence: MADSTFDEFFDNDFYSAPTSINNSKNHVKNVRNSIQIKHSMSSRSLNEFTKDIPPSATTGSITTKSNTQTNPSSSKAGNTSGSTRTSIIKASPSLKALESILNEKNKQYNTANTNIIEEVEEETEETEKVGKAKNHSQGLHSLSPPILFNYNNSNNRESVQTFETAIESLNEDDTLAVLSTNTSNSIGNNSNNNNNSNGYPLTTKTSKSSSVNSHKYNKSSISTISESGYSTDDTPIISQPLTFQSFTPHSFESPQLKMVDITEESNFENENSNSTITTNTIMAKNESKNNLFCGVSDGGVDVGSAGGGAQYNKNKFNANFSNKQIKENFHSSSQQSFQQQEHHHQPSFHQSPLNSTDQQMSPKSSEPLHPPRHVKHPTDTTTNTTTNNNNPFYNTTSHSNQNNLFNKNVSIPLNQPAYPGNNTTTTTNTNNHHHNKSNSYNNNYNIIRTVSNNSNSNMSLDSNFSSHSPSNNNSSRPKIVCKSKSMLTVLTNDNDSMSSSHTPPPRSPLPPQPTNDSVSLGSPHKRPSQPRSNSSYSIMKGKFNRKNSNTTTSTDFHPENKTLSHKRSNTLNDFSKLNKEQQPSSGVLPSTASTNSKSSNGKKKFSFKSLFKSKSKSHSLNESNSSISSEPKKMTSKSYSTPNMQMLSEQPKSIDDVEDTTNNEQSTKSESKAPLPTKTNTSFMNRFKKNKSSDSLNKLGSSHQQSGLKKGVSNSNPSLSSLNGNKPVVNSTNNNNLIQPNEEHSKFGLSAPPVNRNSFNFIREVSEDSVYIGDQNDDIEDEHSGEEDIKPSKKRQGYKDVGNIHNNSDDEEDDDNVDRLSNFKSIERGQERGASDDDDDDDDQEKEKDFDYYDAQNLTEDPPKKLSSGNKYGEEISLIPPLIDSNQFGSPFKVNYQSSPKSIDLKREAQHTNTNDDDDNSSPLQRTIKRFSGPPTSSSLIPIKPPSPIRYPQQQTNNNVHVTEDKPNTQLLGEALFPKSLNAHEVESIVSLERSRSMKSVKSNKRSSFVNYDGSDDNIVHYVGPISKPTTGNNGNNGITRSNSILKNSTSRKSNLNEELKMNSIDGTVSGTTNNNINNIDTSGNFKVINDTTTTNNDTFTTITDIGPSGGAIGQNILGSNNGFGDNSGIDTGDDDLMEFSEFIDVENMNFLDSPIRGSPINNNGKFMQSSTTPSSPLANYHFDNDSINKLQQQEEESQSQGKIVDQSTPEPPVIVINKDNLDDKPTTMESKLNSIPVITIPDKETIDISNKDSIDSKTPTSSPLSMKHDDSPKTSVEEKDDDQHQTSNEKANNNDIIDDQVIIASPILESAYRIKSQRSENGKFTKQNRPISMSFKGMNAPSFTGKLKKEALRSSDSHQSFNINFNDDDDGDDDSSLSVGGGFGSSSEDEDDDAYSFEQGNEISSASRFYNTNDDYIENKENRVPGSAHTNNSNSTANDKVSPLIPPPPTNSQPNIIAQPQSPAPSTKSSVFSPKQSNDINKKPLNQPPPPPSSSPPQTQQHFSLQPLKKFTHNKIPSISDQSSINSESSPRSFTSMISKKWGNRKNNNYNPSNSPNSNSSPKFNSIPPRPAPPPPPPPPPQVGKLQITNGVRFSSRIILYDTYNEDEYDRHPDTATCNQLTPLLAQQIKDELNSFKSEMEIHVESKCYTHFF